In Spirochaetota bacterium, one DNA window encodes the following:
- a CDS encoding rhodanese-related sulfurtransferase, protein MNNNNQHWIIAALYQFKTLDNLETRKQELLNLCKYNNIFGTLIIGEEGINGTIAGNRQGIDTIKAFLQAWGFNDLEYKESFSPKDKAVFYRMKVKIKKEIVTMRIDNMQPNEHRANYLSPREWHELIQQDNVIIVDTRNDYEFHIGTFRNAINPQLIAFKDFPEFCEKHREEWKDKTIAMFCTGGIRCEKSTSYATVTNLGKEVFHLKGGILKYLEEIPQEEGLWDGECFVFDYRVSVGYGLIPGNYQLCYTCRMPLTDEERQLPSYSYGLHCHHCHETLSEQQIKRFSSRQYQMNLGACSFGPN, encoded by the coding sequence ATGAATAATAATAATCAACATTGGATTATAGCAGCACTGTACCAATTCAAAACATTAGATAATTTAGAAACTCGTAAACAAGAACTTTTAAATTTGTGTAAATATAATAATATTTTCGGAACGCTAATTATTGGTGAAGAAGGGATAAATGGTACTATTGCCGGAAATAGACAGGGTATTGATACAATTAAGGCTTTCTTACAAGCGTGGGGATTTAATGATCTAGAATACAAAGAATCTTTTTCCCCAAAAGATAAAGCAGTTTTTTATAGAATGAAAGTAAAAATAAAAAAAGAAATTGTTACTATGCGTATTGATAATATGCAACCAAACGAACACAGAGCTAATTATTTATCCCCAAGAGAATGGCATGAATTAATACAACAAGATAATGTCATTATTGTCGATACTCGTAATGATTACGAATTTCATATAGGTACCTTTCGTAATGCTATCAATCCTCAACTAATTGCCTTCAAAGATTTTCCTGAATTCTGTGAAAAACATAGAGAAGAATGGAAAGACAAAACTATAGCTATGTTTTGTACTGGTGGTATTCGTTGCGAAAAATCTACATCCTATGCAACTGTTACCAATTTAGGTAAAGAAGTCTTTCATCTAAAAGGTGGTATTTTGAAATATCTAGAAGAGATTCCTCAAGAAGAAGGTTTGTGGGATGGAGAATGTTTTGTATTCGACTATCGAGTTAGTGTCGGATATGGATTAATTCCTGGAAATTATCAGCTATGTTATACTTGCCGTATGCCCTTAACTGATGAAGAGCGTCAATTGCCTTCATACTCATATGGATTGCATTGTCACCATTGTCATGAAACTCTCTCCGAACAACAAATCAAACGCTTTTCATCTCGTCAATACCAGATGAATTTGGGTGCTTGTAGTTTTGGCCCTAATTAA